tggagaagaaagagggggatcCTCGTGAAGAGGGAAGGCGTGGTCACAGCCAAAAGCACGTGGCACTAGGGACTCCAGCTGAGGAGGCTTTTCTGATTGACCATCGGATTTGGCCAAAGTGACGCTCCTAGGACGCAACCTCTGAGACCTGGTGGAGATCCCTGAACCATGACCCAGACGGTCAACGAAAGGGAGGATCCCCTTAATCTGGGCAGCGGCGGCGGTTGGGCATCTTCTATCCCATTGCGCAACTGGTCCTCTTACCATCGAAGGCAGAGGGGTGCACCAATGTCCAAGCAGCGGTACCGTGATGGCCCCAAAGCTGAGTATGAGGCTCCCAGGAAACAACCCAAGCAGCAGCGCATCCCTGACCCTTGGTTCCATCCACCCAGTCGGCCCTATTGGGCCCTGTACTCCAACTGGGAGCGATATGGAGGGCCCTGGCGCCCACCCCTCATAGCATTCCAGAGTCCCCTGTGTCCAGCGCAGATGATCCGGGCATATGGTCTGCACCCGCTCTGTCTTTGTTGCTGCTCCTGCTGGAGCGGGCACTGGAATCCCGGATGGGAGAGACCTCCGGTTAGAAAGAAACGATGGGGCCGCAGGGGTCGTGGCTTGCGCCGCCAACCTCGTCGCTCCTTCCGGAGGAACCCACCAATAGACATGAGCAAGCTGCTGCGCCCTGTCAACCTGTGTGGGTGGCGGGCTCCTGGGATGAGAGCACCACGGAACACCACCCAGTTCATCATGAACCAGGTCTATGAAGACATGAGGCAGCAAGAAAAGTTGGAGCGTCAGCAAGCGGATTTGAGGGCACAGCAAGCCCAGGCTGGTGGCATCTCCCTGGGAGGCTCCACGACCAATGATGCGCCCCACAGGGGCGTCGAAGAAGACCCGCAGTTGCCGGAAGATCTGTATGGCTTCATGCAGGATACATCTCTAACCTTTAGTCCTGCTCAAGTGCAGCAAAaccagtctccccctccaggactggtagaggaagaggagaaaaatgatgaGTGTGAAGAGGAGGCTTGTGATGAAAAggaggagagcgaggaggaggaggacagagagatggaggaagatgtGGATCAGGAGGAGGTTGAAGATAATGAcaatggggaggaaggggaagaggaccAAGAAGAGGATGTGTTGGAAGAGGCAGCGCTGGAGGAGGgagaacagaaagaggaagacaaattCTTGCCTCTGGGAATGCCTTTGTCCATCTTAGTAGgggatgaagaagagagagacaactTTATAAACTATGATTACTTAAGCCAAGAACAAATCATTCCCAATGTGCCAGAGGCAGGTCTGTTTATGGTCCCGGACGGACATTAGCCGTTAGCCATCAGGAAGGGAACTGAGCCACGAAATGGAACTGATTTGAAGCTAATATGGATTCacaacttgttaaaaaaaaaaaaaaagaaattcaaaagtGAGTTCCATTAATAAACATCAATGTAAACACCTTCATTGgccattataaaatatttaaacattggtgtgtttgtgtatgactatgggtgggagaggggaagatTTCAGATATATTTTATTGGAAATGATTAAAGGCCAAGTATTTTATTACTACAGtttgaatattttcatttgcAGCCCCTCCTTCAGACAACTGAGGTTTTGTAGTTTGAAAATCTTGCAGTActggaaaacatttaaatttacaCAGCAGCTTAATGAGCTAAGAATCAACAGATTTGATTGTCCCATGCTTTAAAAACCCATGCATGGTAGCCACTGAATATATGTCAGTGCTTGTAACTGAGGGCACTTTAGAACAGCATTTTTTCCTATAGCTGTAGAGATTCTGCCTTCAGAGTTCATTTTTGAAGGCTGTATTTTGGTAACTCTGCTTGTAGTCTATGTGGCATCACTCAGTTACATTCCTCGTACACGGTGCTATGGATCTTTTGCTTCTGTGGAACTGGTTATCTGCCATGGCCTCAGCAATCCATAAGCCATGCGTGGAGAGAATCCTCCAGGGTCAGAAGTCAATCTACACATGTATGTAAGAGCCCAGGTAACTGCAAACAAGGGCACATGGCTTACatcttgaggcttgcttttgCATAAAGGCCTTGAATACGCTCCAGGGAAATAGGAACATAGTTATGCAGAGTAgattaaagaaaagaatgctgACTTTAGGGGTGGAATATCTAATTTTGTTTCCCAGtatgtctactttttaaaaaggagagtaAAAACAATGTGTAAATGTGAAGTTTCTGATAATCCATTATCAACTACCTATGGAGATGGCATCATCAAAAGAGCAACTTTGGTTCAAACATTGTAAGAAGTAAAAACACATTCTCcccctggtggcctgagttccaCTGACCACATAAGTCCAGAGACATCCTAGGTATGGAATCTGGATACGTCTTCAGAATTACACCTTTTCCACTATGCTGCTTAACTGGAAACATGAGTTGGTACTTATTGGTTATCAGAAAAGTTTGTGTTGATCTCTTTCTTTGATATTAACTTTTACTTGCAGGATTATAAGCTCGCaagtaataaaattattacaaatagCCTTCTCATTTGTATTTAAAGATCAGAAATCTATGCATCTGTATTCCAGAGTCCAAtaggatgaaggaaaaaaaaccagaagactaaaaaaaaaaaaaatcacaccaaacATTACAAATTACACCAGTAAATGACATTTAATTGTAAGCTAAGAAAGAAATAACTGCCTGTATGATTAAGTGTCTAAATGCCCTATATAAATTGGCTATCATATGCCTTCTCATTACAGTTTCTATATGtctatataaagaaaacaaacccctTTGCAGCTGATACAGGCATTCCTTGCACATCAGAACTCAATCATGATTTACTCAAAACACCTGTAAAAAACTACTATGTCAAATGTATATAGGTTTCTATTCAAGAAATCTATTTAGGTTTTAGTGGCTTTAAAGTTTCATACCTGGATATCTGAATTTCTTATAAgagaaacttattttttaaatatattttttgtaatgtttatacatgtatgcaatgtatTAGAATCATATCTACCCTTCTGCATTTTTTCTCTGCATCTCCCCTACATCATATCTTCCCAACTTTGTGActtctaaaaaattaaattcagcATAATTGCCTCCAAAACTTTAATgactaaaaaattaaattcagcATAATAATTGCCTCCAAAACTTTTATCACTATTAGGGATTGGCTTAGTCACTGCCCTATTGCtgagacaccacaaccaaagcaactcttaacaagttcagaagtttagtccattatcacagGGAGCATAGCAGGCAAGGTGGGCAGGCAgattgacagacagacacacacacaggagggagaggagaggagagagagagagagagagagagagagagagagagagagaggcagacaggcacacacacaggagagagagagagagagagagagagagagagagagagagagagagagagagagagagagagagcagacagacaaacagacaaacacacacagagggagaggggaggaaggaagcaggagagagagggagaaagaagggggagatggagggagggaggatgagagagacagagagagagagagagagagagagagagagagagagagagagagagagatattaccTGGGACTCCCATaattttttgaaacctcaaggcccattCCCAAAGACCTGCTTCTtgcaacaaagccacatctcctaattcTTATAATCATTTCAGTTTCCTGACAACTAAGTATTCAAACCAGGAATCTATGGagggcattcttattcaagcaCCAAAAGGATATAAACAATTGTTCATGAGTTTACATTCTAATCTAGGAATGATCATTCAACAATTACTGAACTACTAGAATTTATCATTGGTCACTAAACAGTGTAAACAATAACACAATGATGATTCACCAAACTCCTCCCATCTGAGGAAAAACTATGAAAGGAAACACAAACCACAAGGAAACCTTCCTTAGTGTGAAGCTGGGATGACTcctctgtgtctgagtgtggcGAGCATAGAGTCCAAGACAGCAGCTGGGAGGATCTTTGTCACACCAAGGAACCGAGGACTGAGCTAAGACATAGAACCTCAAGGAAACAGATGGCAATAAGAAACAAAAGAGGTAGGCAGAAGCCATTAGTTACTTAACCCTTGTGCTTCTCTGTACCTTTTGAAAGACATGAGCAAAACTTTAAAACTAGTCATTGATGACTCACCACCCAAGCTTCTTTTGTAACCAGAGATACTGGAATGATTCTGTATGGTAGATGAAGTAATGAAGCCATCTTTCAAGATGGAGGGATTGGCATCATCATGAAACATTTCATATACTAGGCCACACGCCGTCACTCAATGAAGAGAGTGGAGATTTGTTCATGATTGTTGGACTTACTCCTTGCCTTCTgttcaggagctccacacagCTTCTTCACATAACTTGAGAGGTGGTACCGTAGGCTTGAGCATCAGTGTGGCTCAATGCAGAAACAGTGCTTATGTAGGTACACTGGAAGAAAAAATTGTCCCAAGGAAGCTTATTTGTTGAAGCCATTTTAAAAGCAGATCAAATAATCACAGTGTCCCGCAGCTGCcatttagacatcactttcaggAACAGAGACATTTTATCAAAGgtcagaaaaaaatttagaagGCCTAGTTTTGATAATCATTGCTGTTTGTTTGCAATGGGTAGACAAATAGACATATCTTCCATGACTACTTGTTAAATAGTTAATATAAAGTTGTATTATGAAAATTGGGTGGAATagcagtaattaaaatataaaatatgtacaacATTGCAAGAAAAAATGCTTAGCTAAATAAAACTGgtcatatttttatagttttgttatttttattattaaaggataaattgtattatatatattctaGTATTTTCCTCTTCTAGTCATAGACCAGTGGAGACAAGTGTTCACTTCAgtagcacatatactaaaattggaatgattcagagaagattagcatggcccctgcacaaggatgactAGTGGAGACAAAATTCTTTTTCTGTGGAGGTGTTGGCTTTCTGAGAATGGAAAACCAACCTGATCTTTACAAATCAACTTTTAGCCCTGAGTATGAtttcataaaaatgtatatacttcTGTATATAAAGAAGACATTATTTCCAAAATACTCAAtttaattaaacagaaaaaaacctaACTAGTGTCTTTCTAGACGCATTAGCtgtacaaatatagaaaacaaactatataAACAACAATGTATGGGTGTTCTTTGAGGAAGagaatttttaaatgcaatttgGGTTTTTGAGCATCAGACAATGATGTTACAGATACGTTGCTGTATCAGTCAGGTTTATATTAATAGATAGTTCACATTTGCATTTAATACTTCTAGGTCACTGTAGTGGGTTATCTGTGTACGCAAAATAAACTCATAATGTCACTCTGTCTTACGTATTTCAGTATTAGCTGttgtatattatttcattttacggAATTGGATAGTGTTCAAAATCAAAGTTAGTTGATGAAGAATTGGGCACACGGTAAGAATTCGTGAATGTATGCTACCCTGGTGCCTACAGGAcgcatggccttttttttttttttttttttttttctgttttcccaaaCATAGTGATAACACTCCCCTATCACAGAAAGTCACTACGAAAAACTGGGAAGAAATAACCATTATCTAAGAGTTTTTGTTATGGACCATAAACCAATGTAAATTACTATATGCTAAACTAAATTTAATGGTGAAAGTGATAACCCTTTAATTCTCAACATTACATCAGGCTAGTTCATTAATAAAGTCCAGGGTATTATATTCCATCATAAGAGACTAAAGTAGTCAGTCACCCTGAACTAATCATTAATATGCTCAACCGTGAAATCTTGTTTAAGTGTCTGGTAAAATTATATAACTGAAAAAGCCCACCGTTCTGATGTTTAAAGTGAATTTCATGAACCAACAGAATAGCTACAGTTAGATATATTGGCTAAAGCTTAGAGGAATTTCatattttaagcatttaaaaaggATGTCATTTCCTACTAGTGTGATCTCAGACATGCTACCAGAAttgtggcttttggtttttctcatctatattatttacataaaatgtaGTGACGTTCCTCAAAGTGGCCAATATGTTTCTAATACACAGAATGGTGGCATTGATACACActagttttaatattttactaatgCACAGTAAGCCTATTGATACTTAGCATTGAAATACTAGTTACTATTTAAAAAACAGCCAATAACATGAAACTTCTCAATGAACAGAATAGTTGACTGACTCTTACTTTCCCTGGTATAACTCCAGTCAAATTCAttgcttagaatttttttttactattgtaAAGACCAGAAGAATCATTCAGATTTCCATAATTGAGTCTATTCCCCAAATGTGCTTCAATATGTGACCAACAATAAATAAGCATCTAACGAAGGAATACCAATCCATGTTCTTGCCTTTTGCTCACATACATAAAAGCTATACGCTAGGGTGACTCTTGCCAGGATGCTGGTCAGGGCTCAATTTTTCTAGAGTAGATGTATTTCTCATGTAGTCAAAAGAATTAAAAGGTGGTTTCTTTGGAACCAacactggcaaaaaaaaatagaatagctTTTTCTACTTGCATACATTGTGATGTAGAAATGATTTTTACTGCTCTACTGTTGGCAGAAAGGAGGAATTTGAGACAAATTTCTTGCTGGAACAAACTACATTTAAATAGTATTCTGCAAGCTCATCTAAAGAAACATGACTTCACTTCCAACCATATTCAGTATTATTTGTTACTTTAGGAAAATCATGTCTACATGCCTGGAGAAACTCATACAACTGAGTTTCTGCAATGGGACGACTGCGCATGAGAAGGCTGTCTAAGAGAAAGCCCTGTCTGTAAAGGTGGTAAAGAGCCACAGAATGTTATAGAACAAAAGTCTTCCATAACCATGAATACTATCTCTGATGACTTTGTACTTTTCACCTCTAAAGCTTTGTAGTAATAAGCAAGGACCCTTTCTCCTTGGTAGATGATTACCTCGCCAAGTCAGCTTTCAAATAAGAAGCTGATCTCAGGGGTGTAGACCATGAATGCATTGGTCACTTTACTTTCCAATTATTCACTTGTGactataaatttttataaaataaatgacccTAATTCAAAGGCTTAGAGATGCTTGAGTTCAAAAGTCATAGGCTCAAGCCACTTCCATCACTGTATGTAAATTGTGCCCAGATATTTCTCATGTAAAGGACACCTGCAAGAGGTGTATCTTACCTGCTGAAATGCATAGTCTTACTTCCACCAGTGAGAAATATCAGGGGTGGTGGACGTGGTTCAGTCAGTAATGCTTTGCCTCACAAACAGGAAAAccttgagttcagatcctcaggaCCCATACAAAAAGCTGGGTGGATAGGTGTGCATTTGAAACCCTAGGGAAACAGAGGTAGAGATAGGCAGATACCCGGAGGTCACCCTCCAGCTAGCCAGCTAATGATGAGCGCCACATTCCAGGGTCAAATAGCTtgtctcaatctctctctcctctttctctcccccccctctttgctacacacacatatatgtgcaggcatgtgcaaacacaaacacacgcacgtgcgcgcacacacacacacacacacacaaaacttactCAAAATAAATTCCAAGTTCCTTTGTACACCAATTTGTTCCAAATTTCCTCTAcaggaaagcaaaagagaagtAATCTAGTTTAAGTAAGATGGGGATGCgaagtatttaaaatatcttttacagACAATGCTATGATCTATCTAGACTTCTGCATCTTTTACGTGTGTTCCTATATACTAACATACTAGGCTTCTATATTCTGCAAATTTCTCCCTCTGATATTGTttttgagttccaggcagccaagaccacacagaaaaacaatgtctcaaataaacaaacagcaaaagaGATAATTCCAGATTTAAGATACTGAATCCAGGCTACAATAAAAAAATGGCCCAATCTGAATAGTGAATTTCAGGTCAACTTTATATTGTTACTGCACACAAAGTTAATGCTGTGTACATTCAATATTACGATTTTAAGGACTGTGGTGCAGC
This genomic interval from Acomys russatus chromosome 31, mAcoRus1.1, whole genome shotgun sequence contains the following:
- the Ccer1 gene encoding coiled-coil domain-containing glutamate-rich protein 1, yielding MTQTVNEREDPLNLGSGGGWASSIPLRNWSSYHRRQRGAPMSKQRYRDGPKAEYEAPRKQPKQQRIPDPWFHPPSRPYWALYSNWERYGGPWRPPLIAFQSPLCPAQMIRAYGLHPLCLCCCSCWSGHWNPGWERPPVRKKRWGRRGRGLRRQPRRSFRRNPPIDMSKLLRPVNLCGWRAPGMRAPRNTTQFIMNQVYEDMRQQEKLERQQADLRAQQAQAGGISLGGSTTNDAPHRGVEEDPQLPEDLYGFMQDTSLTFSPAQVQQNQSPPPGLVEEEEKNDECEEEACDEKEESEEEEDREMEEDVDQEEVEDNDNGEEGEEDQEEDVLEEAALEEGEQKEEDKFLPLGMPLSILVGDEEERDNFINYDYLSQEQIIPNVPEAGLFMVPDGH